A single window of Helicobacter pylori NCTC 11637 = CCUG 17874 = ATCC 43504 = JCM 12093 DNA harbors:
- a CDS encoding apolipoprotein N-acyltransferase, whose product MRLILFNQNALLLACMFVSSVYVNAVLDAYAIENPYISITLTSLLAPLSMLAFLKTPRNSAFALGFFVGALLFYWCALSFRYSDFTYLLPLIIILIALVYGVLFYLLLYFENPYFRLLSFLGSSFIHPFGFDWLVPDSFFSYSVFRVDKLSLGLVFLACIFLSAQNLKKYRIIGVLLLLGALDFNGFKTSDLKKVGNIELVSTKTPQDVKFDSNYLNDIENNILKEIKLAQSKQKTLIVFPETAYPIALENSPFKAKLEDLSGNIAILIGTLRTQGYNLYNSSFLFSKESVQIADKVVLAPFGETMPLPKFLQKPLEKLFFGESAYLYRNASNFSDFTLDDFTFRPLICYEGTSKPAYSNSPSKIFIVMSNNAWFSPSIEPTLQKTLLKYYARRYDKIILHSANFSTSYILNPSLLGDILFRKR is encoded by the coding sequence ATGCGTCTTATTTTGTTCAATCAAAACGCTTTGTTATTGGCGTGCATGTTTGTTTCAAGCGTGTATGTGAACGCTGTTTTGGACGCTTATGCAATTGAAAACCCCTATATTTCTATCACACTCACAAGCCTATTAGCCCCTTTAAGCATGCTGGCGTTTTTAAAAACCCCTAGAAATAGCGCTTTTGCTTTGGGGTTTTTTGTGGGAGCGTTATTGTTTTATTGGTGCGCTTTAAGCTTTCGCTACTCGGATTTCACTTATTTATTGCCCTTAATCATTATCTTAATAGCGTTAGTTTATGGGGTTTTATTTTATTTGTTGCTCTATTTTGAAAACCCCTATTTCAGGCTTTTGAGTTTTTTAGGCTCTAGTTTTATCCACCCTTTTGGATTTGATTGGTTAGTCCCGGATAGCTTTTTTTCTTATAGCGTGTTTAGAGTGGATAAATTATCGCTAGGGCTTGTTTTTTTAGCTTGCATTTTTTTGAGTGCTCAAAATCTTAAAAAATATAGGATCATAGGGGTTTTATTGTTGCTTGGCGCGTTGGATTTTAATGGTTTTAAAACAAGCGATTTAAAAAAGGTTGGAAATATTGAACTAGTCTCTACAAAAACGCCCCAAGATGTGAAATTTGACTCAAACTACCTTAACGATATTGAAAACAACATTCTTAAAGAAATCAAGCTCGCTCAAAGCAAGCAAAAAACCTTGATTGTTTTTCCAGAGACCGCCTACCCCATCGCTTTAGAAAACTCCCCCTTTAAAGCTAAACTAGAAGATTTAAGCGGTAATATTGCTATTTTAATAGGGACATTGCGCACTCAAGGCTATAACCTTTATAACAGCTCGTTTTTATTTTCTAAAGAAAGCGTTCAGATCGCTGATAAAGTGGTTTTAGCCCCCTTTGGCGAAACCATGCCTTTACCCAAGTTTCTTCAAAAACCCCTTGAAAAGCTCTTTTTTGGCGAGAGCGCTTATTTATACCGCAACGCTTCCAATTTCAGCGATTTCACATTAGACGATTTTACTTTTCGCCCCCTGATTTGCTATGAAGGCACTTCCAAACCCGCTTATTCAAACAGCCCTTCAAAAATTTTTATAGTGATGAGCAATAACGCATGGTTTAGCCCAAGCATTGAACCCACCTTACAAAAAACGCTTTTAAAATACTATGCAAGGCGTTATGATAAAATCATCTTGCACAGCGCGAACTTTTCAACTTCTTACATTCTAAACCCTAGTTTATTGGGTGATATTCTTTTTAGGAAACGATAA
- a CDS encoding ABC transporter ATP-binding protein yields MIKAINISHAFEKPLYNGVNLRIKPKESLAILGVSGSGKSTLLNHLATMLKPDSGTISLLEHQDIYALNSKKLLELRRLKVGIIFQSHYLFKGFSALENLQVASILAKQEINHSLLEQLGIAHTLKQGVGELSGGQQQRLSIARVLSKKPKIIIADEPTGNLDTTSANQVISMLQNYITEKEGALVLATHDEHLAFTCSQVYRLEKEVLIKEK; encoded by the coding sequence ATGATTAAAGCGATTAATATTTCTCATGCTTTTGAAAAGCCTCTTTATAACGGCGTGAATTTACGCATCAAGCCCAAAGAAAGCTTGGCGATTTTAGGCGTGAGCGGGAGCGGTAAAAGCACGCTTCTAAACCATTTAGCCACCATGCTAAAACCGGATAGTGGGACGATTAGCTTGTTAGAACACCAGGATATTTATGCCTTAAATTCCAAAAAACTTTTGGAATTACGGCGCTTAAAAGTGGGCATAATCTTCCAATCGCATTACCTTTTTAAGGGTTTTAGCGCTTTAGAAAACTTGCAAGTCGCTTCCATCCTAGCCAAGCAAGAAATAAATCATTCCCTTTTAGAACAATTAGGCATAGCCCACACCCTAAAACAAGGCGTGGGTGAATTGAGCGGTGGCCAACAACAACGTTTAAGCATCGCCAGAGTGCTTTCTAAAAAACCTAAAATCATTATCGCTGATGAACCCACCGGAAATTTAGACACCACTAGCGCTAATCAAGTCATCAGCATGCTGCAAAATTACATTACAGAAAAAGAAGGGGCGTTAGTTTTAGCCACGCATGATGAGCATTTAGCCTTCACTTGCTCTCAAGTCTATCGCTTAGAAAAAGAAGTTTTGATTAAGGAAAAATAA
- a CDS encoding CvpA family protein, translating into MNYIDLALLVVVVAFGIRGFYHGFVSEVAGILGIVLGVYLASRYSVAVGHLFSQHLYDLKNETMMNLVGFLLVLASIWVFFLAFGVLLGKVLVFSGLGIIDKALGFIFSCLKTFLVLSFILYALSKMEVMKDANAYLQEKSAFFSTMKSVASKIMRLDGVKHVEQNLKDNLEEMSDEVKNKESFNKNKESFNKAMDKGVESLKEKAKDLPKNMLDPKANQTPPNPTPSNKEPL; encoded by the coding sequence GTGAATTATATTGATTTGGCGTTACTTGTGGTGGTGGTAGCCTTTGGGATTAGGGGATTTTATCATGGCTTTGTGAGTGAAGTGGCGGGGATTTTAGGGATTGTGCTTGGCGTGTATTTAGCGTCTCGCTACTCTGTGGCTGTTGGGCATTTATTTTCACAACATTTGTATGATCTAAAGAATGAGACCATGATGAATCTTGTTGGTTTCTTGCTAGTGTTAGCGTCTATTTGGGTGTTTTTTTTAGCTTTTGGAGTGTTGCTAGGCAAGGTGTTAGTCTTTAGTGGGTTAGGCATTATAGACAAAGCGTTGGGGTTTATTTTTTCATGTTTAAAGACTTTTTTAGTGCTTTCTTTTATCCTTTATGCGCTCTCTAAAATGGAAGTGATGAAAGACGCTAACGCCTATTTGCAAGAAAAAAGCGCTTTTTTTTCTACCATGAAAAGCGTTGCCAGTAAGATCATGCGCCTTGATGGCGTCAAACATGTGGAGCAAAACCTTAAAGACAACCTTGAAGAAATGAGCGATGAAGTCAAAAATAAAGAATCTTTTAATAAAAATAAAGAGTCTTTTAATAAAGCGATGGATAAGGGCGTGGAATCTTTAAAAGAAAAGGCTAAAGATTTGCCTAAAAACATGCTAGATCCAAAAGCTAACCAAACCCCACCAAACCCCACCCCATCTAATAAAGAACCCCTATAA